The Flammeovirga agarivorans genome has a window encoding:
- a CDS encoding family 16 glycosylhydrolase, whose translation MKIYYSLVIKTLLILSSLLLFTKNANAQNLSCRELLWSDEFDYTGAPDPSIWVHEIMGVGANNNELQAYVNDRKNSRVEDGLLIIEATESETENEYASARLFSNTPGHRTLHGRIEVRAKLPSGRGTWPAIWMMPENWQNSNYGGGGWPNTGEIDIMEHVGYEEGVVHATTHTYKYNWGQGTQKTDKITVPTVTTEFHNYVVEWTPNRMEFYVDDALFFTTYNDGTGWEAWPFTQPFAVLLNVAVGGDWGGAVKVDNDLGVDVTIFDREEGVKMLVDYVRVYEVKDHLIGESLLETNATVTFTASEGKDSYNWHVPEGYTILSGEGTNTIEVQVSDESGGVSVDMETSCGTTSDVIEVLVRNNLETEVDYIIDDFSTDQLEEYNPPTGDNNFTLSLEEEALRIDYTVNRPEYYPRITKDFDAILDLSNHAKLSVKVKLENNNPNANFRIDLVDFHGYATNEIPFEPEVTKDGEWYTYTWDFNGKWKSGYPDPGTLVDRTMISGMEIFVNFGNTSSGSGVIWVDDITLSYTESAAEEVFVYAIETTTTESENNEVYGQATITIYDNLNQPVNGATVEGTFGGSFNEDFSGVTGEDGKVTLTTSSTTSDQSFEVCVEGVDYTNLTYNASLNTVSCSTNNSVISNTDETKFDSSLIDVYPNPANQNLNIKLRRNMEIDTLALIDIYGRIIYEKSDLNTPQININVAHLDTGLYFIRISSNKNDLIERVLIN comes from the coding sequence ATGAAAATCTATTACTCTTTAGTGATTAAAACACTACTAATATTATCTTCACTCTTACTTTTTACAAAGAATGCAAATGCTCAGAACCTATCTTGTAGAGAACTGTTATGGAGTGATGAATTTGATTATACAGGTGCACCCGACCCTTCCATATGGGTACATGAAATAATGGGTGTTGGTGCCAATAACAACGAACTACAGGCTTATGTAAATGATAGAAAAAACTCTAGAGTTGAGGATGGTCTATTAATTATTGAAGCGACAGAATCGGAAACAGAAAATGAATATGCATCTGCCCGATTATTCTCCAATACTCCTGGTCATCGAACACTACATGGTAGAATAGAAGTAAGAGCAAAACTACCTTCTGGTAGAGGCACATGGCCTGCTATATGGATGATGCCTGAAAACTGGCAAAACTCCAACTATGGTGGTGGTGGTTGGCCAAATACGGGTGAAATTGATATCATGGAACATGTGGGGTATGAAGAAGGGGTAGTACATGCCACTACGCATACATATAAATACAATTGGGGACAAGGCACTCAAAAAACAGATAAGATTACTGTACCTACTGTGACTACTGAATTTCATAATTATGTAGTAGAATGGACACCCAATAGAATGGAGTTTTATGTTGATGATGCTTTATTCTTCACAACATATAACGATGGTACAGGATGGGAAGCTTGGCCTTTTACTCAACCGTTTGCCGTTCTTTTAAATGTTGCTGTTGGTGGCGACTGGGGTGGTGCTGTTAAAGTAGATAATGACCTAGGTGTAGACGTTACCATTTTTGACCGTGAAGAAGGTGTGAAAATGTTGGTGGACTATGTGAGGGTATATGAAGTGAAAGACCATTTAATTGGCGAAAGTCTATTAGAAACAAATGCAACGGTAACATTTACTGCTTCAGAGGGTAAAGACAGCTACAACTGGCATGTACCTGAAGGATATACGATCTTATCTGGAGAAGGTACTAATACAATAGAAGTGCAAGTAAGTGATGAATCGGGTGGAGTAAGCGTAGATATGGAAACGTCTTGTGGAACGACAAGTGATGTTATAGAAGTGCTAGTAAGGAACAACCTTGAAACAGAAGTTGATTATATTATAGATGACTTTTCTACAGATCAACTTGAAGAGTACAACCCTCCTACAGGAGACAATAACTTTACTTTAAGCCTAGAAGAGGAAGCTTTACGTATTGATTATACTGTCAATAGACCTGAGTATTATCCAAGGATTACAAAAGACTTTGATGCTATATTAGACCTTTCTAACCATGCTAAACTCTCTGTTAAAGTAAAACTAGAAAACAACAATCCTAACGCTAACTTCAGAATAGACTTAGTTGACTTTCATGGTTATGCTACAAATGAAATCCCATTTGAACCGGAAGTAACAAAAGATGGAGAATGGTATACCTATACTTGGGACTTTAATGGAAAGTGGAAATCAGGCTATCCAGATCCGGGTACATTAGTAGATCGTACCATGATCTCTGGGATGGAAATTTTTGTCAACTTTGGCAACACATCATCAGGATCAGGAGTGATCTGGGTCGATGACATCACCCTATCTTATACTGAATCAGCTGCGGAAGAAGTGTTTGTCTACGCTATAGAAACGACAACTACAGAAAGTGAAAATAATGAAGTATATGGGCAAGCAACCATTACTATTTATGATAATCTAAATCAACCAGTGAATGGTGCTACCGTAGAAGGAACCTTCGGAGGTAGTTTTAATGAAGACTTTTCTGGTGTTACGGGAGAAGATGGGAAGGTTACACTTACCACTTCATCTACAACATCTGACCAATCATTTGAAGTGTGTGTAGAAGGTGTAGATTACACTAATCTAACTTACAATGCTTCGTTGAATACCGTTTCATGTTCTACAAATAACAGTGTGATCAGTAATACAGATGAAACGAAATTTGATTCATCCTTAATAGATGTCTATCCCAATCCAGCTAATCAAAATTTGAATATCAAATTGAGAAGAAATATGGAGATCGACACATTGGCTTTGATAGATATCTATGGGAGAATCATTTATGAAAAAAGTGATTTAAACACACCACAAATTAATATTAATGTGGCACATCTAGATACAGGTTTATATTTCATAAGAATCTCTTCAAATAAAAATGACTTAATAGAAAGAGTTTTGATCAACTAA